A single Henriciella sp. AS95 DNA region contains:
- the fumC gene encoding class II fumarate hydratase, giving the protein MGIFGDKQAKPRTETDTMGPVEVPGDKYWGAQAERSLGNFKIGWEKQPEPIIRALGIVKKAAAQSNMELGKLDPKLGDVIIQAAEEVIEGKLDEHFPLVVWQTGSGTQSNMNANEVISNRAIEILGGEMGSKKPVHPNDHCNMSQSSNDTFPTAMHIACAEELTHRLIPALSKLQDALHTKAEAWTDIIKIGRTHTQDATPVTLGQEFSGYAQQLANGIERVKQTLPKLMELAQGGTAVGTGLASPVGFDELVASKIAAITGLEFKTAPNKFEALAAHDAMVFAHGAVNTVAMSCFKIANDIRYLASGPRSGLGELSLPENEPGSSIMPGKVNPTQCEAMTQVCAHIHGNNAAIGFAGSQGQFELNVFNPMMAYNFLQSVRLLADAAVSFTDNCVVGIEPRLENIERGLKNSLMLVTPLKEKYGYDRAAKIAKTAHKNGTTLREEAIKDGIPEEDFDAIVDPSKMISPG; this is encoded by the coding sequence ATGGGTATTTTTGGCGACAAGCAAGCCAAGCCACGCACCGAAACCGATACAATGGGCCCGGTGGAAGTTCCCGGAGACAAGTATTGGGGCGCGCAGGCCGAGCGCTCGCTCGGCAACTTCAAGATCGGCTGGGAAAAACAGCCCGAACCGATCATCCGCGCCCTCGGCATCGTCAAGAAAGCCGCCGCCCAGTCGAATATGGAACTTGGCAAGCTCGACCCGAAACTCGGTGATGTGATCATTCAGGCTGCCGAGGAAGTGATCGAGGGCAAGCTGGACGAGCATTTCCCGCTTGTCGTCTGGCAGACCGGGTCAGGCACCCAGTCCAACATGAACGCCAATGAAGTGATCTCCAATCGCGCCATCGAGATCCTTGGCGGCGAGATGGGCTCGAAAAAGCCCGTTCACCCGAACGATCACTGCAACATGTCGCAATCGTCGAATGACACCTTCCCCACCGCCATGCACATTGCCTGCGCCGAGGAACTGACCCACCGGCTGATCCCCGCGCTGTCCAAGCTGCAGGACGCCCTGCACACCAAGGCCGAAGCCTGGACCGACATCATCAAGATCGGCCGCACCCATACTCAGGACGCAACGCCCGTCACGCTCGGCCAGGAATTCTCCGGCTATGCCCAGCAGCTCGCCAATGGCATCGAACGCGTAAAGCAGACCCTCCCCAAGCTGATGGAGCTCGCTCAGGGCGGCACGGCCGTCGGCACGGGTCTCGCCTCGCCGGTTGGCTTCGATGAGCTTGTTGCCAGCAAGATCGCCGCCATTACTGGCCTGGAGTTCAAGACGGCCCCGAACAAGTTCGAGGCCCTGGCCGCGCATGACGCGATGGTCTTTGCCCACGGGGCGGTCAACACGGTCGCCATGTCCTGCTTCAAGATCGCCAACGATATCCGTTATCTCGCCTCCGGCCCGCGCTCGGGCCTCGGGGAACTGTCGCTGCCGGAAAACGAGCCGGGCAGCTCGATCATGCCGGGCAAGGTCAACCCGACCCAGTGCGAGGCGATGACGCAGGTCTGCGCCCATATCCACGGCAACAATGCCGCGATCGGTTTTGCTGGTTCACAGGGCCAGTTCGAGCTCAACGTCTTCAATCCGATGATGGCCTACAACTTCCTGCAATCGGTCCGCCTGCTTGCAGATGCCGCCGTCAGCTTCACCGACAATTGCGTCGTCGGCATCGAACCACGCCTCGAAAATATCGAGCGCGGCCTCAAGAACTCGCTGATGCTGGTCACGCCGCTCAAGGAAAAATACGGCTATGACCGCGCGGCCAAGATCGCCAAGACGGCTCACAAGAACGGCACCACCCTGCGTGAAGAAGCCATCAAGGACGGCATCCCCGAAGAGGATTTCGACGCGATTGTCGACCCAAGCAAGATGATCTCGCCGGGGTAA
- the hemH gene encoding ferrochelatase produces MSNSNTNASQIPAHAPGNHPPVAQGKTGLLLVNLGTPDGTDYWSMRRYLSEFLSDRRVIEIHPLLWQPILQGPILTFRPSKSGRAYKKVWMEEGSPLLVYTKRQAEKLAERIGSEDLIVDFAMNYGNPSIASKIEKLKDMGCERIAVIALYPQYSATTTASVYDRTFAALGKMRWQPAVRTASQFVDMPAYINALAGSITDHIASLDFQPDRVLMSYHGVPKAYLDKGDPYHCQCHKTTRLVAEALGWEAGFAMTTFQSRFGPTEWLQPYTDKTLEALPDEGVKKLVVVSPAFISDCLETLEEIAMEGRDTFMEAGGTHFSVAPCLNDSTRAIDVLEALAGRELAGWVD; encoded by the coding sequence ATGAGCAACAGCAATACGAACGCGTCACAGATCCCCGCCCATGCGCCCGGTAACCACCCGCCCGTTGCGCAGGGCAAGACCGGGCTGCTGCTGGTCAATCTGGGGACGCCCGATGGTACCGATTACTGGTCCATGCGGCGCTATCTGTCTGAATTCCTGTCGGACCGGCGCGTCATCGAGATTCATCCGCTGCTCTGGCAGCCTATCCTGCAAGGGCCGATCCTGACCTTCAGACCATCAAAGTCTGGCCGGGCCTATAAGAAGGTGTGGATGGAAGAGGGCTCGCCCCTGCTGGTGTATACCAAGCGCCAGGCGGAAAAACTGGCCGAGCGGATTGGCAGTGAAGACCTCATCGTCGACTTCGCCATGAATTACGGCAATCCGTCCATCGCGTCGAAGATTGAGAAGCTGAAGGATATGGGCTGTGAGCGCATCGCGGTGATCGCGCTTTACCCGCAATATTCGGCCACGACGACGGCAAGCGTCTACGACCGCACCTTCGCCGCTCTCGGCAAGATGCGCTGGCAGCCTGCCGTTCGCACGGCGTCGCAATTTGTCGATATGCCGGCCTATATCAACGCACTGGCCGGCTCGATCACCGATCATATTGCCAGCCTGGATTTTCAGCCCGACCGCGTTCTGATGAGCTATCACGGCGTGCCGAAAGCCTATCTCGACAAGGGTGACCCGTATCATTGCCAGTGTCACAAGACGACACGGCTGGTCGCCGAGGCGCTCGGCTGGGAAGCTGGCTTTGCCATGACGACCTTTCAGAGCCGGTTTGGCCCCACGGAATGGCTGCAACCCTATACCGACAAGACGCTGGAAGCGCTGCCGGACGAAGGCGTGAAGAAGCTGGTCGTGGTGTCCCCGGCCTTTATTTCAGACTGCCTCGAAACCCTGGAAGAGATAGCCATGGAAGGCCGCGATACGTTCATGGAAGCAGGCGGGACGCATTTCTCCGTCGCGCCCTGTCTCAATGACAGCACCCGGGCGATCGATGTACTGGAAGCGCTGGCCGGGCGCGAGCTTGCCGGCTGGGTAGACTAG
- a CDS encoding RusA family crossover junction endodeoxyribonuclease → MDEWIKNGKVRARITDEGALEVRCFGLTTQAKYYKPLLREFFRKDFTRLRPGHGDYAVHIVMEYTGDPPWMDLDNLAKALLDSVTGNAFVDDHQVARLLVERRVGDREGIYMRVEAMD, encoded by the coding sequence ATGGACGAGTGGATCAAGAACGGCAAGGTTCGTGCCCGGATCACTGACGAAGGCGCGCTGGAAGTGCGTTGTTTCGGGCTGACGACGCAGGCGAAATATTACAAGCCGCTGCTGAGGGAATTCTTCCGTAAGGATTTCACGCGTCTGCGTCCGGGGCATGGCGATTATGCCGTCCACATCGTGATGGAATATACCGGCGATCCGCCGTGGATGGATCTCGACAATCTTGCCAAGGCGCTTCTCGACAGCGTGACAGGAAACGCCTTTGTCGACGATCATCAGGTGGCCCGTCTTCTGGTCGAGCGCAGGGTTGGCGACCGCGAAGGCATCTATATGCGCGTCGAGGCGATGGATTGA
- a CDS encoding MAPEG family protein: MSQELMYLFGSIVILIGLLVAQAANTVVHNGMGYAVGPRDEAARENVFSGRVKRTISNHIEGLVLFGFAILIIETADLENSVTKMGAALYFWSRLAYAPIYLLGISVIRTIVWSVGLFGTLMVLYVCATGAL, from the coding sequence ATGTCTCAGGAATTGATGTATCTGTTCGGTTCGATTGTCATTTTGATCGGTTTGCTAGTGGCGCAGGCGGCAAACACCGTCGTCCACAATGGTATGGGCTACGCCGTTGGCCCTCGGGATGAAGCTGCCCGTGAAAACGTGTTTTCCGGCCGTGTGAAACGAACGATTTCCAATCATATCGAAGGCCTAGTGTTATTCGGATTTGCGATCCTGATCATCGAGACGGCAGACCTTGAAAACAGCGTGACCAAGATGGGCGCGGCGCTGTATTTCTGGTCACGCCTTGCCTATGCGCCGATCTATCTTCTGGGCATCTCTGTCATTCGCACCATCGTCTGGTCAGTGGGCCTCTTCGGGACGCTGATGGTACTCTACGTCTGCGCGACCGGCGCGCTCTAG
- a CDS encoding PaaI family thioesterase: protein MADPNEEKPRLSDAEMLARFRNSDKRPACSNTLGMQLAEVHQDEMRVVVDFVADESFANPTGAIQGGFIGAMLDEAISTNIIIASNVTMTAPTLEMKVSYLAPLFVGPARVEAKILKFGKTVCFSEARCMDPDGKVVATATATAAPKPFKRF from the coding sequence TTGGCTGATCCGAACGAGGAAAAACCGCGCCTTAGCGACGCTGAAATGCTCGCGCGTTTTCGCAATTCGGATAAGCGCCCCGCCTGCTCAAATACGCTGGGCATGCAGCTTGCCGAAGTCCACCAGGATGAGATGCGGGTCGTCGTCGACTTTGTCGCCGATGAAAGCTTTGCCAATCCCACAGGCGCCATTCAGGGCGGCTTTATCGGCGCCATGCTCGACGAAGCCATCTCGACCAACATCATCATCGCATCGAATGTAACGATGACGGCGCCGACACTCGAGATGAAAGTCTCCTACCTCGCCCCGCTTTTCGTTGGCCCGGCCAGGGTTGAGGCAAAGATCCTGAAATTCGGAAAGACGGTCTGCTTCTCGGAAGCGAGATGCATGGATCCCGACGGCAAGGTCGTCGCCACGGCCACCGCCACCGCCGCCCCGAAACCCTTCAAGCGGTTCTGA
- a CDS encoding ClpXP protease specificity-enhancing factor SspB, translating to MTDYIGYEALTQAAMRGVVREALRETARNGAAPGDHHFYVTFRTKAPGVKMAEHLVERFPEEMTIVVQHQFWDLEVFDGHFEVILKFNGVPQHLSIPFAALSRFVDPAVNFGLSFEKNDSATSTGQDVVAPAAAAMANPQANEQKLASGDDGNGTVVNFEAFRRK from the coding sequence ATGACGGATTATATCGGCTACGAAGCGCTTACTCAGGCTGCCATGCGAGGCGTGGTCCGGGAAGCCCTTCGCGAGACCGCTCGCAATGGGGCAGCACCTGGCGACCACCATTTCTATGTGACCTTCCGCACCAAGGCGCCGGGCGTAAAAATGGCCGAGCACCTTGTCGAACGGTTTCCTGAAGAGATGACCATTGTCGTCCAGCACCAGTTCTGGGACCTGGAAGTTTTTGACGGACATTTCGAAGTCATCCTCAAATTCAATGGCGTGCCTCAGCACCTCTCCATCCCGTTCGCAGCGCTGTCCCGCTTCGTCGATCCAGCCGTGAATTTCGGCCTTTCCTTCGAGAAGAATGACTCCGCAACGTCGACGGGTCAGGACGTCGTCGCTCCTGCTGCTGCGGCCATGGCAAATCCCCAGGCCAATGAGCAGAAGCTAGCCTCCGGCGATGACGGCAACGGCACGGTCGTCAATTTCGAAGCGTTCCGCCGAAAGTAG
- a CDS encoding pilus assembly protein TadG-related protein: MSIPVSLCKNTVRPLRLEALGDRAFSHIRSLTVREGGQVIVLFALAILPIAFIAGFAIDFQLLTQKKAKAQYSLDAAVIAGTRAYQSGASATEVTNVVNNYFYSVISNTEYNLECDQPTVTIDDTEVEAAAQCIMNTTLSAIAGIEEMKFKVETGTAYGIGKVDVSFVFDVSGSMSGTRISDLKVAAYDAVDILIPDDPQPGHEDDVRLSMVSYNGAFKAGPYFEDVTGQSPNQTYTYYSDGRWRDFDYTTTCVFERGGSEAFTAVLPGPGQYLEGADVFDRNDCDNASPPLELTANEESLNAYIEALEAGGNTAGHLGVAWGWYMISPEWASLLPTTSAPLPYDEPDSAKAIVLMTDGAFNTVGDPGIGSSTWQAKKVCDNIKAADIVIYSVAFQAPSAGEEVLQYCASDAESFFTPQNGEQLRSAYQAIASSISDLRISH, translated from the coding sequence ATGTCGATACCTGTTTCTCTGTGCAAGAACACAGTGCGTCCGCTCAGGCTGGAAGCCCTCGGCGATCGCGCATTCTCGCACATAAGATCCTTGACGGTTCGCGAGGGCGGGCAAGTCATCGTGCTGTTTGCTCTGGCGATACTGCCGATTGCTTTCATCGCCGGCTTCGCGATCGATTTCCAATTGCTGACCCAGAAGAAGGCCAAGGCACAGTACAGCCTGGATGCCGCAGTGATCGCCGGCACGCGCGCCTATCAGAGCGGCGCCAGCGCGACGGAAGTCACAAATGTCGTCAACAATTATTTCTACTCGGTGATCTCAAACACCGAATACAATCTCGAATGCGACCAGCCCACCGTCACCATAGACGATACGGAAGTCGAGGCGGCGGCCCAGTGCATCATGAACACGACCCTGTCAGCGATTGCCGGTATCGAGGAAATGAAGTTCAAGGTCGAAACCGGAACGGCGTACGGGATTGGCAAGGTCGATGTCAGCTTCGTGTTTGACGTGTCGGGCTCAATGTCCGGGACCCGAATCTCAGATCTGAAGGTCGCCGCCTATGACGCGGTGGACATTCTCATCCCGGATGATCCGCAGCCGGGTCATGAAGACGATGTGCGCTTGTCCATGGTCTCCTATAACGGGGCCTTCAAAGCCGGACCCTATTTCGAGGATGTGACGGGCCAGTCTCCCAACCAGACCTATACCTATTACAGCGATGGTCGCTGGAGGGATTTCGACTACACCACAACATGTGTGTTTGAACGCGGCGGCAGCGAAGCGTTCACGGCAGTCCTGCCCGGCCCTGGCCAATACCTTGAAGGCGCTGACGTCTTCGACCGGAACGATTGCGACAATGCCAGCCCTCCGCTCGAACTCACTGCGAATGAGGAGAGCCTCAACGCTTATATCGAAGCGCTCGAAGCAGGCGGCAATACCGCCGGCCATCTGGGTGTGGCGTGGGGATGGTACATGATCTCCCCGGAATGGGCATCGCTTCTTCCGACGACGAGCGCGCCGCTTCCCTATGATGAGCCAGATAGCGCGAAAGCAATCGTGCTGATGACAGACGGTGCCTTCAATACTGTCGGTGACCCCGGTATCGGGTCGTCGACCTGGCAGGCCAAGAAAGTGTGCGACAACATCAAGGCCGCAGATATCGTCATCTATTCGGTGGCCTTCCAGGCGCCCTCGGCCGGCGAAGAGGTGCTTCAGTACTGCGCCAGTGACGCCGAATCCTTCTTTACCCCGCAGAACGGCGAACAGCTCCGCTCAGCCTACCAGGCCATCGCCAGCTCGATTTCGGATCTCAGAATATCACACTGA
- a CDS encoding pilus assembly protein TadG-related protein — protein MIFALTMVPIIAVAGFAIDLQLAFSKKGKVQHSIDSAVLAGARMMQSTNSKAEVRKHTRAYFEAMTSTETGGLTCESLAIEFIDDENIEASTVCYQPTTLSRVIGQERVTFKVNAAATYGISKLDVAFVFDISGSMSWGTKLSDLKEAAKDAADTILPEPGSSGEGDVRIAMVAYNDMVNAGDYFEEVTGLKPRRTYTATNNTQKRETYIETEEECGYVCTRFTGRFGWCRQYEYQCREEEVEKERWVDVQETVYKTMTSTCVWERAGDHAFSDTQPEQLPMGALVSELPERSLNASDTGNNEEGFLSAGFAYWDDYRDRWNTTGTSCRNVEPFELNDNSTQIAKYIDDLWASGGTAGHQGIEWGWYLISERWGDVFDVKATPLPYDEPDSVKAMIIMTDGDFLNEHHVSQGDSNEQARKLCDEIKKEDIVIYTVAFEAPEKGEEVLEYCASGPEFAFKATNGLELKKSYQSIAQSIADLRIKS, from the coding sequence ATGATTTTTGCACTGACGATGGTTCCGATCATCGCGGTTGCGGGCTTTGCGATCGATCTCCAGCTGGCTTTTTCCAAAAAGGGCAAGGTTCAGCATTCGATCGATTCAGCTGTCCTGGCTGGTGCGCGCATGATGCAAAGCACCAACAGCAAGGCGGAGGTTCGCAAGCACACACGCGCCTATTTCGAAGCGATGACCAGCACAGAAACCGGCGGTCTGACCTGCGAATCTCTCGCCATCGAATTTATCGACGACGAAAACATTGAAGCCTCCACAGTCTGTTACCAGCCGACCACGCTTTCGCGGGTCATCGGCCAGGAACGCGTGACATTCAAAGTCAACGCGGCTGCCACTTATGGCATCAGTAAACTCGATGTGGCTTTCGTCTTCGACATTTCAGGCTCCATGAGCTGGGGCACCAAGCTTTCAGACCTCAAGGAAGCGGCAAAGGATGCTGCAGACACCATTCTGCCAGAGCCAGGCTCATCCGGCGAAGGCGACGTTCGCATCGCCATGGTCGCCTATAATGACATGGTGAATGCGGGTGACTACTTCGAAGAAGTGACCGGCCTGAAACCACGCCGGACATACACGGCCACGAACAATACCCAGAAACGCGAAACCTACATCGAAACCGAAGAAGAGTGCGGTTATGTGTGTACAAGGTTTACTGGGCGATTTGGCTGGTGCCGTCAGTATGAGTACCAGTGTCGCGAGGAAGAGGTTGAGAAAGAACGCTGGGTCGATGTTCAGGAAACGGTTTACAAGACCATGACATCGACCTGTGTCTGGGAACGCGCTGGAGACCACGCGTTCAGTGACACCCAGCCTGAACAACTCCCAATGGGTGCCCTTGTCAGCGAGTTGCCGGAGCGGTCACTGAACGCCAGTGACACTGGCAACAATGAAGAAGGCTTCCTGTCGGCTGGATTTGCCTACTGGGACGACTACCGCGACCGCTGGAATACGACCGGCACGTCCTGCCGGAACGTCGAGCCTTTTGAACTCAACGACAATTCAACCCAAATCGCCAAGTACATCGATGATCTTTGGGCGAGTGGCGGTACGGCTGGCCACCAGGGCATTGAATGGGGCTGGTATCTCATCTCCGAGCGCTGGGGCGACGTATTTGATGTAAAAGCGACACCGCTTCCTTATGACGAGCCGGACTCGGTGAAAGCGATGATCATTATGACGGATGGTGACTTCCTGAACGAGCACCACGTCTCACAAGGGGACTCAAACGAGCAAGCCAGAAAACTGTGTGACGAGATCAAGAAAGAAGACATCGTCATCTACACGGTCGCATTCGAAGCTCCCGAAAAGGGCGAGGAAGTCCTGGAATACTGTGCGTCTGGCCCCGAATTCGCGTTCAAGGCAACCAACGGTCTCGAACTGAAGAAGAGCTATCAGTCGATTGCCCAGTCCATCGCGGACCTGCGTATCAAGAGCTAG
- a CDS encoding thymidylate synthase, producing the protein MRQYLDLLQDVLDNGSARGDRTGTGTFGVFGRQLRFDLEDSFPLLTTKKLHLRSIIIELLWFLKGDTNIKYLKDNGVRIWDEWADENGDLGPVYGKQWRSWAAPDGRVIDQIDWVLNEIKTNPNSRRLVVSAWNPADVNEMALPPCHCLFQFNVMDGKLNCQLYQRSADIFLGVPFNIASYALLTMMMARATGLKPGEFVHTFGDAHLYSNHVEQAKLQLTREPLAPPKMILNPDKTDLFGWEYEDFELVGYEAHKHIKAPVAV; encoded by the coding sequence ATGCGCCAATATCTCGATCTGCTTCAGGATGTGCTCGACAATGGTTCGGCCCGTGGGGACCGGACAGGGACAGGCACGTTCGGTGTCTTCGGTCGTCAATTGCGGTTTGATCTTGAAGACAGCTTCCCGCTTCTCACCACCAAGAAGCTGCACCTGCGTTCGATCATCATTGAGCTGCTGTGGTTTCTGAAGGGCGACACCAATATCAAGTACCTGAAGGATAATGGTGTTCGCATCTGGGATGAGTGGGCCGATGAGAATGGCGATCTTGGCCCCGTTTATGGTAAACAGTGGCGCTCATGGGCCGCGCCGGACGGCCGTGTGATCGACCAGATCGACTGGGTTCTGAACGAGATCAAGACCAATCCCAACTCGCGCCGACTGGTCGTTTCCGCCTGGAACCCGGCGGACGTGAATGAGATGGCGCTGCCGCCTTGCCACTGCCTGTTCCAGTTCAACGTCATGGATGGCAAGCTGAACTGCCAGCTCTATCAGCGCTCGGCGGACATCTTCCTCGGCGTGCCGTTCAACATCGCCTCCTATGCCCTGCTGACCATGATGATGGCGCGCGCAACAGGACTGAAGCCGGGCGAGTTCGTGCACACCTTTGGCGATGCGCATCTCTATTCAAACCATGTTGAGCAGGCGAAGCTGCAGCTCACCCGTGAGCCGCTTGCTCCGCCGAAGATGATCCTCAATCCGGACAAGACTGATCTCTTCGGCTGGGAGTATGAGGACTTTGAGCTTGTCGGTTATGAGGCGCACAAGCACATCAAGGCGCCTGTCGCCGTCTGA
- the aqpZ gene encoding aquaporin Z yields MKKFVAELIGTFTLVLFGCGAAVLAGEQVGQLGIAFAFGLTITGMAYGIGPISGCHINPAVSFGSFVSGRMPLNEMLLYWAAQFVGAVVAAGVLYLIASGQSGYDLASGGLGQNGYGEHSPGGYSLLSGFVFEIVATFIFLIVIFGSTQKAAPGAVAGMAIGLTLTLIHITGIQVTGVSVNPARSFGPAVFVGGAALTQLWLFFVAPLIGAGLAGLVLKAGIVEAEE; encoded by the coding sequence ATGAAAAAGTTTGTCGCCGAACTGATCGGCACATTTACGCTCGTCCTGTTCGGATGTGGCGCGGCCGTCCTTGCTGGTGAGCAGGTCGGCCAGCTGGGCATTGCGTTCGCTTTCGGTCTGACCATTACCGGCATGGCCTATGGCATCGGTCCGATTTCGGGCTGCCATATCAACCCGGCCGTATCATTTGGCAGCTTCGTCTCCGGGCGGATGCCGCTGAATGAAATGCTGCTCTACTGGGCCGCGCAATTCGTTGGCGCGGTTGTCGCGGCCGGCGTGCTCTACCTGATCGCCAGCGGTCAGTCCGGCTATGACCTCGCCTCGGGCGGTCTCGGCCAGAATGGTTATGGCGAGCACTCACCAGGCGGTTACAGCCTGCTGTCTGGTTTCGTCTTTGAAATCGTTGCGACCTTCATCTTCCTGATCGTTATCTTCGGCTCAACCCAGAAGGCGGCACCGGGCGCTGTTGCCGGCATGGCCATCGGCCTGACGCTGACCCTGATCCACATTACGGGCATTCAGGTGACCGGCGTGTCGGTGAACCCGGCGCGCAGCTTCGGCCCGGCTGTCTTCGTCGGCGGGGCAGCCCTGACGCAGCTCTGGCTGTTCTTTGTCGCTCCGCTGATCGGCGCAGGCCTTGCCGGCCTCGTTCTGAAAGCGGGCATTGTCGAAGCGGAAGAATAG
- a CDS encoding carboxymuconolactone decarboxylase family protein translates to MATGKKDYAAITNGVNEGLSGLSKVAGGTLSAFSNLSKAANADGAIDHKTKELIALAIGVAKQCDACIGFHTKALKKLGASDEEVADALGVCVYMGGGPSLMYAADAWTAWQALTDAG, encoded by the coding sequence ATGGCAACGGGAAAGAAGGATTATGCCGCCATCACCAACGGGGTGAATGAGGGCCTGTCTGGCCTCAGCAAAGTGGCCGGCGGAACGCTGAGCGCGTTCAGCAACCTGTCCAAGGCAGCAAATGCTGACGGCGCGATCGATCACAAGACCAAGGAACTGATCGCCCTCGCAATCGGCGTCGCCAAACAGTGTGATGCCTGTATCGGCTTCCACACCAAGGCCCTGAAAAAGCTCGGGGCGAGCGATGAGGAAGTCGCCGATGCGCTCGGCGTCTGCGTCTATATGGGTGGCGGTCCGTCGCTGATGTACGCCGCCGATGCGTGGACAGCGTGGCAGGCGCTCACGGACGCCGGATAA
- a CDS encoding SDR family oxidoreductase, which yields MDIGSNTPAVVTGGASGLGRATAEALAAQGVKVAIFDIQEDLGKQVADAIGGVFCNVNILDEASCEAGFEKARGAHGQERITVHCAMTSGRGKTLSFDKESMKYKRTPTEQYDRGAQGILVSSYRIASMSAEGMANTEPLNEDGERGSITLTASVAAQDAQIGQVIYGSCKAGVNGLVLPMARDMMDVGIRVNSIMPGIFATPLMLGAPEKVLSSLAASVPFPKRLGKPEEFGSLAVEIARNTYLNGHNFRLDGSIRMAPR from the coding sequence ATGGACATTGGAAGCAACACACCCGCCGTCGTTACAGGCGGCGCATCAGGCCTTGGCCGCGCCACGGCCGAGGCGCTTGCCGCACAGGGTGTAAAAGTCGCCATCTTCGACATTCAGGAAGACTTGGGCAAGCAGGTCGCCGACGCGATTGGCGGCGTCTTCTGCAATGTGAACATCCTTGATGAGGCCTCCTGCGAGGCCGGCTTCGAGAAGGCCCGCGGGGCACATGGTCAGGAGCGGATTACCGTCCACTGCGCAATGACCTCCGGACGTGGCAAGACGCTCTCCTTTGACAAGGAGTCGATGAAATACAAACGTACGCCAACCGAACAATATGATCGCGGCGCGCAGGGCATCCTCGTTTCATCCTACCGCATCGCCTCCATGTCTGCTGAGGGCATGGCAAACACAGAGCCGCTGAATGAAGACGGTGAGCGCGGGTCGATCACGCTAACCGCCTCGGTGGCCGCGCAGGACGCCCAGATCGGACAGGTCATCTATGGCTCATGCAAGGCCGGCGTGAACGGGCTCGTCCTGCCCATGGCGCGTGACATGATGGATGTCGGCATCCGCGTGAACTCCATCATGCCGGGTATTTTCGCAACGCCCCTCATGCTTGGCGCGCCGGAGAAGGTGCTGAGCAGCCTTGCCGCCTCAGTCCCCTTCCCGAAACGCCTCGGCAAACCGGAAGAGTTCGGCTCCCTGGCGGTCGAGATTGCCCGCAACACCTATCTCAACGGCCACAATTTCCGTCTTGATGGTTCGATCCGGATGGCGCCGCGCTAA
- a CDS encoding VUT family protein, producing the protein MIHIWDGIVSVLTRQPEDLPLVLIGLTATLGLIYYFKGRFWAFLYFATIPFLNWSFGIIEPWTLVSANDTFKQGVELHPLTMVTGLVFVFRDFVQRGMGHKVLVVMALAIAWSFYYAWPVIALASGIAFAISEITDWLIFTFTKYRLSTRIILSSAVAAPVDTTVFLYGADLAIQLKDKGALEYGELFGLIPMPLADGNMLHWANWIVFIIGKMVGAVIVSYLIRRREDAGTIDPYDDDGFTPDAAKA; encoded by the coding sequence ATGATACATATTTGGGATGGCATTGTTTCTGTACTGACGCGTCAACCGGAAGATCTGCCCCTCGTCCTGATCGGACTGACAGCCACTCTGGGACTGATTTACTACTTCAAGGGGCGGTTCTGGGCCTTTCTCTATTTCGCGACCATCCCGTTCCTGAACTGGTCGTTCGGCATCATCGAACCTTGGACGCTCGTCTCAGCGAACGACACCTTTAAACAAGGGGTTGAGCTTCACCCGCTGACCATGGTTACCGGGCTCGTCTTCGTGTTCCGCGACTTCGTGCAGCGCGGCATGGGCCATAAGGTGCTGGTCGTCATGGCGCTCGCGATTGCATGGTCATTCTATTACGCGTGGCCGGTTATCGCCTTGGCGTCGGGGATCGCTTTTGCCATTTCGGAAATCACCGACTGGTTGATTTTTACGTTCACGAAGTACCGCCTGTCGACGCGAATTATTCTCTCCAGCGCGGTTGCAGCGCCCGTCGACACGACGGTTTTTCTCTATGGCGCAGACCTCGCCATCCAGCTCAAGGACAAGGGCGCGCTGGAATATGGCGAATTATTCGGCCTGATACCGATGCCTCTGGCTGACGGTAACATGCTTCACTGGGCGAACTGGATTGTCTTCATCATCGGCAAGATGGTGGGCGCTGTCATCGTGTCCTATCTGATCCGGCGGCGCGAAGATGCCGGCACGATTGACCCCTATGATGATGACGGCTTCACGCCGGATGCCGCAAAGGCATGA